One genomic segment of Actinoplanes ianthinogenes includes these proteins:
- a CDS encoding glycoside hydrolase family 3 protein → MNRRTLAGVTTCATVVALLPGAAATAATTPLYRDARQPVEKRVTDLLGRMSLADKIGQMTQAERGAVAADPSLITRWRLGSVLSGGGSVPTPNTPEAWVAMVNEFQRAALATPLGIPMIYGIDAVHGHGNVYGATVFPHNVGLGATRDPRLVGQVYRATAEEVRATGIPWDFAPCVCVSRDERWGRSYESFGEDPDLVVRMRTAVTGLQRGGVLPTLKHYAGDGDTEYGTGSGDYTIDQGITVTSRRDFDRIDLAPYRGVPGLYAVMPSFSSVDWTEDGVGNPTKMHGNRELITGTLKGRLGFQGFVISDWEGIHQLPDTSTDPRPTAAQVRDGVNAGTDMFMEPNTAARFEELLTAEVQAGRVPMSRIDDAVRRILRTKFQIGLFEHPYATTAAIDQVGSAAHRALARQAVAESQVLLKNSHHLLPLKKNAKLYVAGRNADDIGNQAGGWTIDWQGRSGDAIPGTTILAGIKQVAPHARVTYSKDASAPVGKDDIGVVVVGETPYAEGFGDVGGPVCSWCTEPQHEPKSLTLQPGDRAVVDKVCAAAAACVVLIVSGRPQVITDQLAEMDALVASWLPGSEGAGVADVLFGREPFTGRLPVTWPRSTDQVPINIGDKTYKPLYLYGYGLHTRH, encoded by the coding sequence ATGAACAGACGGACCCTCGCCGGCGTCACCACGTGCGCGACTGTCGTCGCGCTGCTGCCCGGCGCCGCCGCGACGGCGGCCACCACGCCACTGTATCGAGACGCCCGGCAACCGGTGGAGAAACGAGTCACCGACCTGCTGGGCCGGATGAGCCTGGCCGACAAGATCGGCCAGATGACCCAGGCGGAGCGCGGCGCGGTCGCCGCCGACCCGTCGCTCATCACCCGGTGGCGGCTCGGCTCGGTGCTCTCCGGCGGCGGCTCGGTGCCCACGCCGAACACCCCGGAGGCCTGGGTCGCCATGGTCAACGAGTTCCAGCGGGCGGCGCTGGCCACCCCGCTGGGCATCCCGATGATCTACGGGATCGACGCGGTGCACGGGCACGGCAACGTGTACGGCGCCACCGTCTTCCCGCACAACGTCGGCCTCGGCGCCACCCGCGACCCGCGCCTGGTCGGACAGGTCTACCGGGCCACCGCGGAGGAGGTCCGGGCGACCGGCATCCCGTGGGACTTCGCGCCGTGCGTCTGCGTGAGCCGCGACGAGCGGTGGGGCCGTTCCTACGAGAGCTTCGGCGAGGACCCGGACCTGGTCGTGCGGATGCGCACCGCGGTCACCGGGCTCCAGCGCGGCGGCGTGCTGCCGACGCTCAAGCACTACGCCGGGGACGGCGACACCGAGTACGGCACCGGCAGCGGCGACTACACGATCGACCAGGGCATCACGGTCACCAGCCGCCGGGACTTCGACCGGATCGACCTGGCGCCCTACCGGGGTGTGCCGGGTCTTTACGCCGTCATGCCGTCGTTCTCCAGCGTCGACTGGACCGAGGACGGCGTCGGCAACCCCACCAAGATGCACGGCAACCGGGAGCTGATCACCGGCACGCTGAAGGGCCGGCTGGGCTTCCAGGGGTTCGTGATCAGCGACTGGGAGGGCATCCACCAGCTGCCCGACACCAGCACCGACCCGCGCCCCACCGCCGCGCAGGTCCGCGACGGGGTCAACGCCGGCACCGACATGTTCATGGAGCCGAACACCGCGGCCCGCTTCGAGGAACTGCTCACCGCCGAGGTCCAGGCCGGGCGGGTGCCGATGAGCCGGATCGACGACGCGGTGCGCCGGATCCTGCGGACGAAGTTCCAGATCGGGCTCTTCGAGCATCCGTACGCCACGACGGCCGCCATCGACCAGGTCGGCAGCGCCGCGCACCGGGCCCTCGCCCGGCAGGCCGTCGCCGAGTCGCAGGTGCTGCTCAAGAACAGCCACCACCTGCTGCCGCTGAAGAAGAACGCCAAGCTGTACGTGGCCGGGCGCAACGCCGACGACATCGGCAACCAGGCCGGCGGCTGGACCATCGACTGGCAGGGCCGCTCCGGTGACGCCATCCCGGGCACCACCATCCTGGCCGGGATCAAGCAGGTCGCCCCGCACGCCCGGGTCACCTACAGCAAGGACGCCTCGGCGCCGGTCGGCAAGGACGACATCGGCGTGGTGGTGGTCGGCGAGACACCGTACGCGGAGGGCTTCGGCGACGTCGGCGGACCGGTCTGCTCGTGGTGCACCGAGCCGCAGCACGAACCCAAGTCGCTCACCCTGCAACCGGGCGACAGGGCGGTCGTCGACAAGGTCTGCGCCGCGGCCGCCGCGTGCGTCGTGCTGATCGTCTCCGGCCGCCCGCAGGTGATCACCGATCAGCTCGCCGAGATGGACGCCCTGGTCGCCTCCTGGCTGCCGGGCAGTGAGGGCGCCGGGGTCGCCGACGTGCTGTTCGGCCGCGAGCCGTTCACCGGGCGGCTGCCGGTGACCTGGCCGCGCTCGACCGACCAGGTCCCGATCAACATCGGCGACAAAACCTATAAACCCCTTTATCTGTACGGATACGGCCTGCACACCCGCCACTGA
- a CDS encoding response regulator, whose protein sequence is MAVLLIAEDDEDIAAVLTRVCKRAGVTVLRAADGQAALEMIEDEHPDALLTDLGMPRMDGWELIQKVRAHPETRDLPVAILSGQLTPGDPRAAALACAVLLKPCPNDRLVEAVKKLLAHEHDEECST, encoded by the coding sequence ATGGCCGTGTTGCTGATCGCCGAGGATGACGAGGACATCGCCGCCGTTCTGACCCGGGTGTGCAAGCGGGCCGGGGTCACCGTGCTCCGTGCGGCGGACGGGCAGGCCGCCCTCGAAATGATCGAGGACGAGCATCCGGACGCGCTGCTCACCGACCTCGGCATGCCGCGGATGGACGGCTGGGAGCTGATCCAGAAGGTGCGCGCCCACCCGGAGACCCGGGATCTGCCGGTGGCCATCCTGAGCGGGCAACTCACCCCCGGTGACCCGCGGGCCGCAGCGCTGGCCTGCGCGGTGCTGCTCAAGCCCTGCCCGAACGATCGGCTGGTCGAGGCGGTCAAGAAGTTGCTGGCGCACGAGCACGATGAGGAGTGCTCGACCTAA
- a CDS encoding PAS domain-containing sensor histidine kinase, with translation MAVLGAPVTPDSDAFLGTLMQSLSVGVVACDATGRVVFINRAMREVRGFPLDGPVPDDFAARSERVMTSPDARPLPWSQTPLMRALRGEHIVAEDVCIRRPDQPVRIFACTAQPIFDAAHQLLGAVSVAHEVTALRRAERFRACHLAVEHVLKQASSVHAAAPEVLRAVAVTLGWPCAELFLIDESAAGALRSVGYWDTGTTTPDGFFGHTPRRGEGITGRVWETGRAIWVPDIGAELNLRTPHERERVQVCIERGIRTVLAVPVQDGTTMLGVLTCYAGSQERHEELLTVLMDGVAAQIGVFVALRRAEELARQLARAQNDFVDLVGHEMRTPLTSITANATILAEDAAGLDHDGRQMARTIARNAAVLQRIAEALLDLAGLDGGHLALEKRRVDLAALVAEAVTTAHSTITTDLPGELLLPGDADRLRQVLGDLLANAVKYSPPGAPIRVTLQSADGWACLRIADTGIGTPESERDRVFDRFFRGSNVRHQGSHGSGLGLSLARAIVRLHGGTIRLTANTPTGTVVCVRLPLHG, from the coding sequence ATGGCGGTGCTCGGAGCTCCGGTCACACCGGACAGCGATGCGTTCCTCGGCACCCTGATGCAGAGCCTCTCCGTGGGCGTGGTCGCGTGCGACGCCACCGGCCGCGTCGTCTTCATCAACCGGGCGATGCGCGAGGTGCGTGGCTTCCCGCTGGACGGACCGGTGCCGGACGACTTCGCCGCACGCTCCGAGCGGGTGATGACCAGCCCCGACGCGCGCCCGCTGCCCTGGTCGCAGACCCCGCTGATGCGGGCGCTGCGCGGCGAGCACATCGTCGCCGAGGACGTCTGCATCCGCAGACCGGACCAGCCTGTAAGGATCTTCGCCTGCACCGCCCAGCCGATCTTCGACGCGGCGCACCAGCTGCTCGGCGCGGTCTCGGTGGCGCACGAGGTGACCGCGCTGCGCCGCGCCGAACGGTTCCGGGCCTGCCACCTCGCCGTCGAACACGTGCTCAAACAGGCCAGCTCGGTGCACGCGGCCGCGCCCGAGGTGCTCCGCGCGGTCGCCGTCACGCTCGGCTGGCCGTGCGCCGAACTGTTCCTGATCGACGAGTCGGCGGCCGGCGCGCTGCGGTCGGTCGGGTACTGGGACACCGGCACCACGACACCGGACGGCTTCTTCGGGCACACCCCGCGGCGCGGGGAGGGGATCACCGGGCGGGTCTGGGAGACCGGGCGGGCCATCTGGGTGCCGGACATCGGGGCCGAGCTCAACCTGCGGACCCCGCACGAGCGGGAACGGGTGCAGGTCTGCATCGAGCGGGGGATCCGGACCGTGCTGGCCGTGCCGGTGCAGGACGGCACCACCATGCTCGGCGTGCTGACCTGCTATGCCGGCTCGCAGGAACGGCACGAGGAGCTGCTCACCGTGCTGATGGACGGGGTGGCCGCGCAGATCGGGGTGTTCGTGGCGCTGCGCCGCGCCGAGGAACTGGCCCGGCAACTGGCCCGGGCGCAGAACGACTTCGTCGACCTGGTGGGGCACGAGATGCGTACCCCGCTCACCTCGATCACCGCGAACGCCACCATCCTCGCCGAGGACGCGGCCGGGCTCGACCACGACGGCCGCCAGATGGCCCGGACCATCGCCCGCAACGCCGCCGTGCTCCAGCGGATCGCCGAGGCGCTGCTCGACCTGGCCGGCCTGGACGGCGGACACCTGGCCCTGGAGAAACGCCGGGTCGACCTGGCCGCCCTGGTCGCCGAGGCGGTGACCACGGCCCACTCGACGATCACCACCGACCTGCCCGGCGAGCTGCTCCTGCCCGGCGACGCCGACCGCCTCCGCCAGGTCCTCGGCGACCTCCTGGCCAACGCGGTCAAATACAGCCCACCCGGCGCCCCGATCCGGGTGACCCTGCAGAGCGCCGACGGCTGGGCCTGCCTGCGCATCGCCGACACCGGCATCGGCACCCCGGAGTCGGAACGCGACCGGGTCTTCGACCGCTTCTTCCGCGGCAGCAACGTGCGGCATCAGGGCAGCCACGGCAGCGGCCTGGGGCTGAGCCTGGCCCGAGCCATCGTCCGCCTGCACGGCGGCACCATCCGCCTGACCGCCAACACCCCGACCGGAACCGTCGTCTGCGTCCGGCTCCCGCTTCACGGCTGA
- a CDS encoding NAD(P)/FAD-dependent oxidoreductase — protein MSFWLESLGPIERRSALPADRDADVAIVGGGYTGLWTAYYLARARPDLRIVVLEAEFCGFGASGRNGGWASGLFPVSEAKLTRRFGADAARAMHAALADAVDEVGRAGIDCDYAKGGVISLLRTPGQLRRAPADRLDADQARAICNATGVLGGVYSEHCAALHPGKLVRGLASAVEELGVTIHEGTRALSVTAGEVVTDRGTVRADTVVRALEGYTAELPGHRRDLAPVYSLMIATEPLPASVWDRIGLKRRETFTDERRMIIYGQRTADDRLAFGGRGAPYHFGSRVRPEFDRVPAVFGKLRHTVQELFGIEVPVAYRWGGPLGIPRDWMPSVGLRDGVAWAGGYVGDGVAATNLAGRTLTDLILGRRTDLTRLPWVGHRSRRWEPEPVRWLGINGGLHGTALLDALDR, from the coding sequence ATGAGCTTCTGGCTTGAGTCGCTCGGCCCGATCGAGCGACGCTCCGCCCTGCCCGCCGACCGGGACGCCGACGTGGCCATCGTCGGCGGCGGTTACACCGGGCTGTGGACCGCGTACTACCTCGCCCGGGCCCGGCCCGACCTGCGGATCGTCGTGCTGGAGGCGGAGTTCTGCGGCTTCGGCGCGTCCGGCCGCAACGGCGGCTGGGCCTCCGGCCTGTTCCCGGTCTCCGAGGCCAAGCTGACCCGCAGGTTCGGCGCCGACGCGGCGCGGGCGATGCACGCGGCGCTGGCCGACGCGGTCGACGAGGTGGGCCGGGCCGGGATCGACTGCGACTACGCCAAGGGCGGGGTCATCTCGCTGCTGCGCACCCCCGGCCAGCTGCGCCGCGCGCCCGCCGACCGGCTCGACGCCGACCAGGCCCGGGCGATCTGCAACGCGACCGGCGTGCTCGGCGGCGTCTACAGCGAACACTGCGCCGCGCTGCACCCCGGCAAGCTGGTCCGCGGGCTGGCCTCGGCGGTCGAGGAGCTCGGCGTCACCATCCACGAGGGCACCCGCGCGCTGTCCGTGACGGCCGGCGAGGTGGTCACCGACCGCGGCACGGTCCGGGCCGACACCGTGGTCCGGGCCCTGGAGGGCTACACCGCGGAACTGCCCGGGCACCGCCGGGACCTGGCCCCGGTCTACTCCCTGATGATCGCCACCGAGCCGCTGCCGGCCTCGGTCTGGGACCGGATCGGCCTGAAACGCCGGGAGACGTTCACGGACGAGCGCCGGATGATTATTTACGGCCAGCGGACCGCGGACGATCGGCTGGCGTTCGGCGGCCGGGGCGCGCCGTACCACTTCGGTTCCCGGGTCCGCCCGGAGTTCGACCGGGTCCCCGCGGTCTTCGGCAAGCTCCGGCACACCGTCCAGGAGCTGTTCGGGATCGAGGTGCCGGTGGCGTACCGCTGGGGCGGCCCGCTCGGCATCCCCCGCGACTGGATGCCGAGCGTCGGCCTGCGCGACGGCGTGGCCTGGGCCGGAGGGTACGTCGGCGACGGCGTCGCGGCGACCAACCTGGCCGGTCGCACCCTGACCGACCTGATCCTGGGCCGCCGGACCGACCTGACGCGGCTGCCCTGGGTCGGTCACCGCTCGCGCCGATGGGAGCCGGAGCCGGTCCGCTGGCTCGGCATCAACGGTGGGCTGCACGGCACGGCCCTGCTCGACGCCCTCGACCGCTGA
- a CDS encoding Lrp/AsnC family transcriptional regulator codes for MSDVALDEINKQIIDHLQRDGRMSYATLAKTIGLSEAAVRQRVQRLLDNGLMQIVAVTDPLTLGFARQAMVGLRVNGDLREIADELASIPEVDYVVICAGRYDLLVELVCTDDEHLLDLLNEKVRTIQGVAAVDTFMYLKLAKQTYAWGTR; via the coding sequence GTGAGCGACGTGGCCCTGGACGAGATCAACAAGCAGATCATCGATCACCTGCAGCGGGACGGGCGGATGTCCTACGCCACGCTCGCCAAGACGATCGGGCTCTCGGAGGCCGCTGTGCGCCAGCGCGTACAGCGGCTCCTGGACAACGGCCTGATGCAGATCGTCGCCGTGACCGACCCGCTCACCCTGGGTTTCGCCCGGCAGGCGATGGTCGGCCTGCGGGTGAACGGCGACCTGCGGGAGATCGCCGACGAGTTGGCGTCCATCCCCGAGGTCGACTACGTGGTGATCTGCGCCGGCCGCTACGACCTGCTGGTCGAGCTGGTCTGCACCGACGACGAGCACCTGCTGGACCTGCTCAACGAGAAGGTCCGGACCATCCAGGGCGTCGCCGCGGTGGACACCTTCATGTACCTCAAGCTCGCCAAACAGACCTACGCCTGGGGAACCAGATAA
- the gabT gene encoding 4-aminobutyrate--2-oxoglutarate transaminase, with product MSKSEDLQKRRVAAVARGVGSTISAYVDHAGGGTLTDVDGREWIDFASGIAVTNVGNAAPKVVEAVRAQVERFTHTCFMVAPYESYVAVCEQLIELTPGTFEKRAALFNSGAEAVENAVKIARHATGRQAVVVFDHAYHGRTNLTMALTAKNMPYKHRFGPFAPEVYRAPMSYPLRDGGLDGAEAARRAIDVIEKQVGAGNVAAVLIEPIQGEGGFVVPAPGFLPALAAWAAEAGAVFIADEIQTGFCRTGQWFASEHEGLEPDLITTAKGMGGGLPIAGVVGRADLMDAVHAGGLGGTYGGNPVACAAALAAIETMRELDLAAAARRIETVLKTSLSEISAIAELRGRGAMIAVEINKPGGLEPDPVRTAAVSKACHDAGLLTLTCGTYGNVLRFLPPLVISDEDLERGITILTTALRNN from the coding sequence CGAGGACCTGCAGAAACGACGGGTCGCCGCGGTCGCGCGGGGCGTCGGCTCGACCATCTCGGCGTACGTCGACCACGCAGGCGGGGGCACCCTCACCGACGTCGACGGGCGGGAGTGGATCGACTTCGCGTCCGGCATCGCGGTCACCAACGTCGGCAACGCCGCGCCCAAGGTCGTCGAGGCGGTGCGGGCGCAGGTGGAGCGCTTCACCCACACCTGCTTCATGGTCGCGCCGTACGAGTCGTACGTCGCGGTCTGCGAGCAGTTGATCGAGCTGACCCCGGGCACGTTCGAGAAGCGGGCCGCCCTGTTCAACTCCGGCGCCGAGGCGGTGGAGAACGCCGTCAAGATCGCCCGGCACGCCACCGGGCGGCAGGCGGTGGTGGTGTTCGATCACGCGTACCACGGCCGGACCAACCTGACCATGGCGCTGACCGCGAAGAACATGCCGTACAAGCACCGGTTCGGGCCGTTCGCGCCGGAGGTGTACCGGGCGCCGATGTCCTACCCGCTGCGCGACGGCGGGCTGGACGGCGCCGAGGCGGCCCGCCGGGCGATCGACGTGATCGAGAAGCAGGTCGGCGCGGGCAACGTGGCCGCGGTGCTGATCGAGCCGATCCAGGGCGAGGGCGGCTTCGTCGTCCCGGCTCCGGGCTTCCTGCCCGCGCTCGCGGCCTGGGCGGCCGAGGCGGGCGCGGTCTTCATCGCCGACGAGATCCAGACCGGGTTCTGCCGTACCGGGCAGTGGTTCGCCTCCGAGCACGAGGGCCTGGAACCGGACCTGATCACCACGGCCAAGGGCATGGGCGGCGGGCTGCCGATCGCCGGTGTCGTGGGGCGGGCGGACCTCATGGACGCGGTGCACGCGGGCGGACTCGGCGGGACCTACGGCGGGAACCCGGTGGCCTGCGCCGCCGCCCTGGCCGCCATCGAGACCATGCGCGAGCTCGATCTGGCCGCCGCGGCGCGACGCATCGAGACCGTACTGAAAACCTCTTTGTCTGAAATTTCGGCCATAGCGGAATTGCGTGGCCGGGGTGCGATGATCGCCGTGGAGATCAACAAGCCCGGTGGCCTGGAGCCGGATCCGGTCCGGACCGCGGCGGTGTCCAAGGCCTGTCACGACGCCGGTCTGCTCACGCTGACCTGCGGCACCTACGGCAACGTGCTGCGTTTCCTGCCCCCGCTGGTCATCTCCGACGAGGATCTGGAACGCGGCATCACCATCCTGACCACCGCTCTACGGAACAACTAG